The following nucleotide sequence is from Podospora bellae-mahoneyi strain CBS 112042 chromosome 1 map unlocalized CBS112042p_1, whole genome shotgun sequence.
GGGACCGGACTCCTGGGCCCCATGGGGCAAGAGGATACAAAGGGAGAGGTACCCGGTGATTTTGGGCGTCCCAGAGGCACATGATACCCACCGATTTGGGCGTTAAAAGCCTGGAAGGCACGGGTTGGCTTGGTTGGAAGCGTTTGGGGAACCAGTGTTTCAAGACTTTATGATGGTAACGATGGATGATATTCATGGACTTTGGTGTGATTTTGATATGTAGAGGAATACAGCAATACATGTTGATGTCTGACCTTGATATCAAGACTTGATACTTGACAACCCGGTATTCCGGAATCATAAGGTGTCCGCGGTTGAATAACATCATTCCAGAGTGGCAGAATATATCAAAACGGCGTCAACCTTGATGAGGCTGAATGTCTCTGCGGGAAAAACACAGGCTGGCAACGGCCGTCGAGGacccccccagcagccgcTAACACACCCCTGCCAGCAGTTCTTTGCGGGGTACAGCTCCCCCGGGCCCCGTGGCTCCCCACTTGGAGGAACCTCGGCTGGCGGTATCGGCCCCCGCAAGACGTTGTCGCCAGCGCAAATCCGTCGGTTGCCATGAGACCCGGACCTTGGCGTCGCCATAAATGGTATATCAGGGCCGAGTCCCATCTGGTCTGATCTGATAAGTTTCTGATCGTCAATTGACTGACTCTGTATCTTTGCTCTTTACTTTGTTTCTGTTCAACATATACCCTCCATATAATATCCAAAATGTCTGGCCCTGGTGTTGGTTTCGAGTATCCCTCTCGCGAGGTGAGCTGGCTCAAGCGTGATGCTCTCCTCTTTGCCAACTCGATTGGCTGCACCTCGGAGGAGCTTCACTTCCTCTACGTATGCATACTCACCCTCATATGGCCATTGAACCGCTACTAACAGCACATAGGAGCTCGACCCCAACTTCGCTGTTTTCCCCACCTACCCTGTCATTCTCAGTACGTTTGAGCTGCCATCAACAGCCTCGTGATGCATGGAAACTAACAAACAGCAAAACAGTGTTCAAGGAGACGCACCCCGAAGTAGTCGACTTCTACGCCGCCCAAAAGTCCGTCACCATCCCCGGCGTCCCCGCCTTCGACCCCACCCGCGTCGTCGACGGCCAGCGCCTCCTCGAGTTCCTCAAGCCCCTccctacctcctccgccggccGGAAATTCGAGGTCCGCACCAAGGTCCTCGGTGTCTACGACAAGGGCAAGCCCGGAACCGTCGTCGAGACCCAGACCGACCTCGTCGACGCCGAGAAGAACGAGTCTTACGCTCGCGTTaccacctcttccttctATGTTGGCCAGGGCAACTGGGGCGGTCCCAAGGGCCCTGCCACCGTCaacttcccccctcccgaGGGCAAGAAGCCCGACCTGGTGCTTGAGAACCAGACCACCAACGAAACCCCGTTGCTGTACAGACTCAATGGCGACTACAATCCCCTCCATGCCCACCCGGAGCCTGGTGCCAAGATGGGCTTCGGTGGTGTGATCATCCACGGCTTGTACTCGTGGAACTGGGCGTGCCATGGCTTGCTGCAGCACCTCGGTGGCAGCAACCCTGCCAACTTCAAGGAGTACCAGGCTAGATTTGCATCCCCGGTTAGACCCGGTGACAAGCTCATTTTGGAGGCGTGGAAGACTGGCGAGTTCAAGGgcgagtgggaggagatCAGGTTCTTGGTGAAGAACAGCCACGGCAAGGTTGTGCTGAGCAACGGCCGGGCGCTCATCAAGACTGGCGCCAAGGGCAAGTTGTAAAGTTATGATGCTGTGTATAATTTTGGATAAAAAGCGTAATGAGATATGTTGGACAACCAAAACTTGctatgatgatgatgcttgtCTCGTGTGAGGTGCCCAGAGATGATGCTCTGGCAGCTCAACTTGCATGTTGCTGCCTGACTGTCCTTTCCAGTTTCAATTGAATCCACTCACCAAATTCACTCCATTTTCACAACAAATCAAAGACCAGTCCCGCGGAAAAAGCAGCTCAAGCcgataaaaaaaaatgacGGATGCGACAATTGGCCAGCGCAGGTCTTACGATGGCGCTCTTTGCACTGTGAGATATATCGGTGAAGTGGCCGGCACGACAGGATCATGGCTGGGTGTTGAGTGGGACGACCCATCGCGGGGCAAGCATGATGGTCAGCACAAGGGCGTCCGCTACTTTACATGTGAGTCTCTGAACTGATTTCGTCCATCATGGCGACGCGAGGCACGATTGACTGACATTCTTGATCAGGCAAAAGTCAAGCTCTCACATCGGCCTCTTTTGTCCGCCCGACCAGACCGGTGGACCCACCTCGGACCTTCCTCTCTGCGCTGCAATACAAATATGCACCCCCTGAGGAACAGCAGAAGCCTGGGCAAGCTGCTCCGAGGCCGATTGTTTTCTCAGGGAAGGTAGCGGAAGAGGTTGGGTTTGAGAAAATCAGGAGACAGCAGGCTCAGTTGGGAGAGCTGCTGTATGTCATCTTGGACAGCACCAAGGTTGCAACAGCATACTCGGACGATGAGAAAGCAAAGGGACAGCagattggggaggtttgCCCCAAAATCAGAGAGCTGGATCTGAGTCGGAATTTGCTGGAACACTTTGATCCTGTGGTGGACATCTGCGCTGAGCTGCTTCTACTGAGGAGCCTCAAGGTCAACTGGAACCGCTTCCGCAACGTGCTTGAAGACAAGAAACTCGAAACAGCAGGCGATGCCTTTGAAGGCGTGAAGGAGCTGGCTCTCGAAGACACGTTACTCACCTGGCACGAAATATGCCACATCGCCGCTCGATTCCCAACGCTGAGCACCCTACACGCCGGCTCAAACCAGCtatcctctctctcacccCTCCCGCCATCAGCTCCCTTTACCTCcaacctcgtcaccctcgATCTCGAATTCAACCATTTCACCTCCCTATCCGATCTTGCTCCCTTGTCATcactcacctccctcaaaagcctcatcctcaaaaagaacaaaatcaccaccctcaccacccccactgcccctctcccagccttctcccccaccctcaactACGTCGACCTCTCCTATAACCTCATCTCCACCTGGTCCACCGTCgactccctcccttcctccttccccggCCTCACCTCTCTGAGATtcacccacaaccccctctaCGACAACCCCGACCTCGACACCCCAggctctcttcctccacacCCCCAGcaaacagccaccaccagcacctcaaCCAGCGCCGCCAGCACCCTAGGCAAAACAGAAGAAGCCTACATGCTCCTCGTCGcccgcctccccccaaccctcaaaacactcaacttctccaccatcaccacggcCGACCGCTCCGACGCGGAAATGTTTTACCTCTCCCGCATCACCAAACAGCTGTCCTCCGTCCCGGAAACGGAAGAGCATTTAATACTGGAGAAACACCCCAAGTGGAAGTACTTGTGTGATAGTTACGGTGAACCGACAATCACTCGTCGGCAGGAGGTGAACCCAAACTTTTTGGAGGCCAGGTTGATAGATGTCAAGTTTTGGGCggtgtttgatgggg
It contains:
- a CDS encoding uncharacterized protein (EggNog:ENOG503NXY5; BUSCO:EOG09261DJC; COG:O), which codes for MTDATIGQRRSYDGALCTVRYIGEVAGTTGSWLGVEWDDPSRGKHDGQHKGVRYFTCKSQALTSASFVRPTRPVDPPRTFLSALQYKYAPPEEQQKPGQAAPRPIVFSGKVAEEVGFEKIRRQQAQLGELLYVILDSTKVATAYSDDEKAKGQQIGEVCPKIRELDLSRNLLEHFDPVVDICAELLLLRSLKVNWNRFRNVLEDKKLETAGDAFEGVKELALEDTLLTWHEICHIAARFPTLSTLHAGSNQLSSLSPLPPSAPFTSNLVTLDLEFNHFTSLSDLAPLSSLTSLKSLILKKNKITTLTTPTAPLPAFSPTLNYVDLSYNLISTWSTVDSLPSSFPGLTSLRFTHNPLYDNPDLDTPGSLPPHPQQTATTSTSTSAASTLGKTEEAYMLLVARLPPTLKTLNFSTITTADRSDAEMFYLSRITKQLSSVPETEEHLILEKHPKWKYLCDSYGEPTITRRQEVNPNFLEARLIDVKFWAVFDGEETAAKSVRVPRAFDIYAVKGIVGRLFGLRAWEVRLVWETGEWDPVGGFEVEGGDGEESDDGGEEETKEGGGEENRKGRWVKREVELKDGPRQFGYCVDGTEVTVRVEKR
- a CDS encoding uncharacterized protein (COG:I; EggNog:ENOG503NV8E); amino-acid sequence: MSGPGVGFEYPSREVSWLKRDALLFANSIGCTSEELHFLYELDPNFAVFPTYPVILMFKETHPEVVDFYAAQKSVTIPGVPAFDPTRVVDGQRLLEFLKPLPTSSAGRKFEVRTKVLGVYDKGKPGTVVETQTDLVDAEKNESYARVTTSSFYVGQGNWGGPKGPATVNFPPPEGKKPDLVLENQTTNETPLLYRLNGDYNPLHAHPEPGAKMGFGGVIIHGLYSWNWACHGLLQHLGGSNPANFKEYQARFASPVRPGDKLILEAWKTGEFKGEWEEIRFLVKNSHGKVVLSNGRALIKTGAKGKL